Part of the Ornithinimicrobium flavum genome, TCCAGGGTGGTCAGCAGGTCGCTCCAAGCGCGGGCGCCGGCGTCGCCCTCGATGCTGAAGGGGGCCACCGGGCACCTGGTCGCCCGGCGGCTCATCTGGGCGTAGACGGCCTGCTCACCCGCCAGGCCCTCGTCGAAGAAGCGTTTGGCAGCCAGGTTCACCCCGACGTACACGAACGTGACTGGCAGCGCGTTGGCCAGGCTCTTGAGGTGGTTGGAGACCTCGATGCCGTTGCTGTGCCGGAAGTCCACGAAGTGCAGATCGTCGATGATGATCAGCTTGGTCTGACAGGACATCACCACATCGACGGCGAACTCGGTCAGCTGGCTGCGGGTCGAGCGGGTCGGACGGCGTACCGGGCCATGGTTATCCTTCTGCGGGTGGCCGTAGAACTCCAGGATCTGCTGGTTGATGCCCTTGAGCGTCGCGCCCGCGTTCAGCGGGATGAACGCCACCGGCAACCGCTGTGAGCCATCGGCCGTGTACGGGCCGTAACGGCGGTACTCGCGGCGGTGAACCTGACGTGCGTACCTGGTCGCGATAGTGGTCTTGCCCAGGCCAGGCTCGGCATCGATCACCGCCGAGCCGCGCAGCTTGTCCCCATCGCGGCGGGCCGAGGCCATCACCTGGTCCAGGATCTCGAAAGCGCGGGTGAGCTGCTGGGTCTTGATCGTCGGCGGGTTCGCGTTCCATACCCGCCGCGCCTCGTCGTAGTCGGCCCGGGCGTCCTCATCCAGCGCTGCCATCTGTGCCCGGGACAGCACCTCGAACCTCGGGCGCGGAGCGGCGTTGACGAACGCGTCCCACCCGGCCTTGCGCGCCAGCTGGTACCCGACCGTGTCGTAGTCGGCCAACCACGCCGCCCACGCGTTCGTCATTCGTCGAACACCTCCAACCCGTCGGCGTCCGGAAACTGCTCGTAGTACCGGACGAAGACGTCGTCCACGTCGTCAACGACCTCCTGAGGTTGCCGTTTCGACCGCTCGGCCAGCAGGTCGATCACGCCCGGCAGCGACGCCACCTGCGCCGCCTCACCAGATGGGCTGCCTTCGGCCCCCGGCGTCGTGTGGGCACGGACGGAGGCGAGCCTGAGGGCAAGCGACTTGTCCCGCCGGGTGGTGACCTCCTGCTTCGACCACGCGCCCAGCAGGTCCTGGACCGCGGTCAGCGGGTCGACGTGCCGGCCGGTGCGCAGTGCGAGCTTCTTGGTGTACTCCGCGGCGTCCTTGGAGAACGGCTGGTCCAGCCCGGGCGCGTGCTCCCACTCCAGGGGCGAGAAGGCCTTGGTGTCGGGGTCTTGGAACCAGACGCGGCGCACGTCGTGGGCGTCGACGAAGATTGGCCACTTGCCCGCGTGGGCACCGCCGTAGGGCGACTTGCGGTTGCGGTGGGCGTTCAGCGCGGGCCCGTCGTAGCGGCGGCCGTCGACCTCGACGCCGTAGTGCTGGACCGTGCGCCAGGCCAGGTCCAGGAACAGGAACGGCAAGTCCGGGTGGGAGGGCACCATCAGCCCGCCGGTCTTGGCCAGCCCGACCTCGAACATCTCCGCCGGCGACATCGCCATGCCGGGGATCTCGGGCACGCACAGGCCCTCGTGCTTGGTGTGGTGGTAGACCTGCCCGACCCACTCGCGGATGATCTGCTCGAGCTCGGCCACGTACAAGAACGCCTGGTCCTCGATGTCGGCGCCGCGGTGGAACACATCGGGTCCCTTGTAGGCCGGCAGGTGCTGCAGCAGCCCCTGGTTCAGGGTGCGGAAGAACCGCTCGACCGTCGGCTTGTCCGTCGGCTTGTACGGGATCGCCGGCTGCACCGTGATGCCCAACCGGGCACAGGCGGCGATCACATGATCGGAGAGGTAGGTCTTGCCGTGATCGACCACGATCGCCTCCGGCAGGACCGCCGGCAGCCCGGCCACCCGCTCCTGGGACACCCCGTCCGGTTCCTCGGTCCCGACCAGCAGATTGGCCGGGACGCCGTGGAAAGGCCACCACCCGTCATCGGCCCCCGTCGGTTGCGGCGTCACGCACTGGTACAGCACGTTCGCCACGTCCGCCGACTTCGTCGACACCGGCGACAGCCGCAGACCCAGCAGGCACCGGGTGAACAAATCCTGGGCGATCGTCAGCTCCACCGGCACCCACCGCAACGTCACCGGCTCCATCGCGAAGACGTCCAACGGGGTCGTGTCCAGCACTACGTATTCACCCGGACGGGTCGCCCGCAACCGCCCGTACGGTCCACCGGGACGGTTCGCCACCGACCGGCGAGCCTTCCCGGACCCGAACGCGTGCCGCCCCTTCGACAGCTCACCCAGGCGCCGGTAGGCCGTGGTCCGCGGCGGGCAGACGACCACTCCCGGACCATGCTCCTCCTCGACCCGTCGCTGGACGCGGTCGATCACGACGTTCATCGTCGGGGTTGAGGAGGAGACGTAATCCCGCAGCACCGCCAAGCAGGCGGCGTCCCAGCGAGGATCAACCGTGGTAGATCGTTGTTGCAGGACGCGGCTGTTCACCAGCCCGGCAGGCCCCGCCGCGCGGTATCCCTGCAACCATCGCTCCAGAGTGCGCACCGACGTGCCTTCGGCCTGCGCGACTTCGGGGAATCGCTCCTGCATCGGTCGCCCGTCGTCAGACAGCAGCGTCAGCACCACCTGGACCCGGTGTTCCACCTTGGCTCGTTGCGCCGGCGTCAGTGCAGCCAGGACGACGTTGACCGGTTCGGCCTGGGGTTCGCCGGCCTGGGGTTCGCCGACCACCTGCGCTGCCGAAACCATGGCACCGAGGGCCACGGCGCGGAATCGCGTGCCGCGCTTGATCGTGGCCTGCTTCGGCCCCATTTCCTCGATCAGCCAGATGTCGCCTTCGAACCAGATGTGTGCCCCGGGCCTCAGTTCGACCACAGTCATCAGTTGCTCCCCGCTTCCATCAACGCAGCAGCGGACAGTGGAGTGGAGAGGTCCACGCTGCGTCGGCCCGACCACGTCTGGCCGAGTTTCGTCATCGTTGTCCCTGCTCCGGTCATGCGCAGCTCCGGCAGCGCCCAGCGTCGAGCGACGGCCAGGGCACGGATGTTGGCCAGCACAACGGGATCACCACCGGTCCACACCTCAAACTTCCAGTCTCGGGCACGGCAGAGTCGAGAGGTCCAGTCGAAGACAGCCGCCACCTCGGGCAGGTCGGCGAACACGGCCGGCTTGACGTCGACGAGGCAGATCCCACCGTCCCGCGTAGTGAGCAGCAGGTCAGGTGCATGACGCCGCACCTTGTCGCCGTCACGGCCCGCGAACCACAACGGTTGTGCCGCGACCCAGGTGACATCCGGGTCGAAGTCCGCCAGCCACAGGCGATCCAGCTCCAGCCGACTCTCGTAAGGGACATGGCCACGGGTCGTGGCGGACCAGAACAACCCCGAGTAGTGACGCTGCCCGGCACGAGACAAGGTGCGTCGCACCGGCAGCGCGCGAGCCAATCTCGCGGGGTCGACCTTCCGGAGCGCCGTCACGACTTCCTGGCCGTCGGCATCGACATACCGGACCTCGGTGCTCAGCAGCTGCTCCGCTGTCACGAGACTCAGCGTGACACTCCGCCACTTAACTGGGACGACCGACACGCGTCCGCCAGTTAAGTGGGACTCCGACATCTCAGATGGGATCCGACACTGGGCAACGCTGCCAAGCTGGAAGCGAGCGGGGAACAAACGGCGTGAGCGCAAGGTTGAGCCTGGTGAACTCAACTTGCATGAGCGCTGGTTTGACAATGACTGGCGCACTCCGCAGAGTTGAGTGCAGCCGTGTCAACCGCGTCGCCGCCCGCCCGGGTGAGGCGCACCTCATACCGAAGGAGAAAACCCGCATGGGACGTGCAGTCGGCATCGACCTCGGCACCACCAACTCGGCGGTCGCCGTCCTCACCGGCGGCGAGCCGGAGATCATCGCGAACGCCGAGGGCGGTCGCACCACCCCGTCCGTCGTCAGCTTCGCCAAGAACGGCGAGGTGCTCGTCGGTGAGGTCGCCAAGCGGCAGGCCGTCACCAACGTCGACCGGACCATCCGCTCCGTCAAGCGCCACATGGGCACCGACTGGAGCACCACGATCGACGACAAGAAGTACACCCCCAGGAGATCAGCGCCCGCACGCTGATGAAGCTCAAGCGCGACGCCGAGTCCTACCTGGGTGAGCCCGTCACCGACGCGGTCATCACCGTGCCGGCCTACTTCGACGACGCCGAGCGTCAGGCGACCAAGGACGCCGGTGAGATCGCCGGCCTCAATGTCCTGCGCATCGTGAACGAGCCCACCGCCGCGGCGCTCGCCTACGGTCTGGACAAGGGCAAGGAGGACGAGCTCATCCTCGTCTTCGACCTCGGTGGAGGCACCTTCGACGTCTCCCTGCTCGAGGTCGGCAAGGACGCCGAGGACGGCTTCGCGACCATCCAGGTCCGCGCCACCCACGGTGACAACAAGCTCGGTGGTGACGACTGGGACCAGCGCATCATCGACCACCTGGTCACCACGGTGAAGAACCAGTCGGGCGTCGACCTGGCCAAGGACAAGATCGCCCTGCAGCGACTCAAGGACGCCGCCGAGCAGGCCAAGAAGGAGCTCTCGTCCTCGAGCAGCACCAACATCAACCTGCAGTACCTGTCGATGGGTGAGAACGGCCCGATCCACCTGGACGAGACCCTCTCCCGCGCGCAGTTCGAGCAGATGACCTCCGACCTGCTGGACCGGACCAAGGCGCCGTTCGACCAGGTCATCAAGGACGCCGGCATCTCCGTGTCCGAGATCGACCACGTCGTCCTCGTCGGCGGCTCCACCCGCATGCCGGCCGTCGTCGAGCTCATCAAGAAGATGACCGGCGGCAAGGAGCCCAACAAGGGCGTCAACCCGGACGAGGTCGTCGCCGTCGGCGCCGCCCTGCAGGCCGGTGTCCTCAAGGGTGACCGCAAGGACGTCCTGCTCATCGACGTCACCCCGCTGAGCCTGGGCATCGAGACCCAGGGCGGCATCATGACCACCCTCATCGAGCGCAACACGGCGATCCCGACCAAGCGCTCGGAGGTCTTCACCACGGCCAGCGACAACCAGCCGTCGGTGGGCATCCAGGTCTACCAGGGTGAGCGTCAGATCGCCGCGCACAACAAGCTGCTGGGCAACTTCGAGCTCACCGGCATCGCCCCGGCCCCCCGTGGCGTGCCGCAGATCGAGGTCACCTTCGACATCGACGCCAACGGCATCGTGCACGTCTCCGCCAAGGACCGTGGCACGGGCAAGGAGCAGTCGATGACGATCTCCGGCGGCTCGGCGCTGCCGAAGGACGAGATCGAGCGGATGATCAAGGACGCCGAGGCGCACGCCGAGGAGGACAAGGCGCGCAAGGAGGAGACCGAGCTCCGCAACACCGCCGAGCAGCTGGTCTACTCGACCGAGAAGTTCCTCGCCGACTCCGGTGACAAGGTCCCGGCCGACGCGCGGGGCCCGGTCGACACCGCGCTGACCGACCTCAAGGACGCGCTGAAGGCCGACAGCGGCGCGTCGCTGGACGACATCAAGGCCAAGATGGAGACCCTCTCCACCGAGTCCCAGAAGATGGGGTCGGCCCTGTATGCCGCGCAGCAGGCCGAGGGTGCGGGCGCCGGCGCCGGCTTCCAGGACGCGACCGGGGCGGCCGACGTCGACCCGAACGCGGCCGGGGGCGGCTCCGACCAGGACGGTGACGTGGTCGATGCCGAGGTCGTCGACGACGAGGACACCAAGTGACCGACGCCGACCGGACCGCGACCGGTGGCCCCTCCGAGGAGGAGGCCACCGGCCGCGGACCGGTGATCCGCGACAAGCGGCGCATCGACCCCGAGACCGGTCAGCCGCGGCAGCGGGAGCAGCCGCCCTCGGCCGGGGCCGAAGGTGCCCCGGCTGAGGCTGCCGTCAACACGTCCGTCGAGAGCGACGGGGGCCAGGTGCCCGGGGGCGGGAGCGGTGACGGCGACAGTCACCCCGACACGCTCCTGGCCGCCGAGCGGCTCGAGGAGATGCGCCGGATGCAGGCCGAGTTCGTCAACTTCCGCAACCGCACCCAGCGGGAGCGGGAGACCGACCGGACCCGAGCCACCGGTGCCGTCGTTGAAGCCATGCTGCCGCTGCTGGACGACATCCACTCCGCGCGCGAGCACGGAGAGCTCGAGGAGGGCACTCCCCTGGCGGCGATGGCCGAGAAGCTGGAGCAGATCCTCGCCCGCTTCGGCGTCGAGCGCACGGGCAACGTCGGCGACGTCTTCGACCCGAACGTCCACGAGGCGCTCATGCACCTGCCGGCCGACAGCCCGGGTGTCGAGCTCCCCGAGGGCGCCACGGAGATGACGGTCGTGCAGGTCGTGCAGCCGGGCTTCACCGTGGCCGGCCAGGTCGTCCGCGCCGCCCGAGTGGCGGTCGCCGACCCGAGCTGAGCGGCATACCCTCCCACCGGGCGCGTGGCGCGGCGGATTCGCAGCCACCCACGCCGCGCGCCCCGGTGGGGGACAATCAACCTTCAAGGAGGTGAGCACGCAATGGTCAACCAGGACTGGTTCGAGAAGGACTTCTACGCGATCCTCGGCGTCAGCAAGGACGTGGACGCCAAGGAGCTGAAGAAGGTCTACCGCAAGCTGGCGCGCCAGCACCACCCGGACTCCAACCCGGGTGACAAGGCGGCCGAGCAGCGGTTCAAGGATGTCGGCGAGGCCTACGCGGTGCTCTCCGACCCCGAGCAGCGCAAGCAGTATGACGCCGTCCGCGCCATGGGCGGCGGGGCCCGCTTCACCGCGGGGGCCGGTGGTGCCGGTGGCGCAGGCGGCTTCGAGGACGTCTTCGCCCAGATGTTCGGTGCCGGGGGCGGGGCGCAGAACGTGCGCTTCTCGACCGGGGGCCAGGGCGGCATCGATCTCGAGGACCTGCTCGGCGCGTTCGCCGGTGGGGGCGGTTTCCAGCCCGGCGGTGGGCAGGGCGGTTTCCCCGGTGGGGCGCAGGGCTTCCCCGGCGGCGGTCGGCGGGCGCCGATGAAGGGCCAGGACGTGGAGGCCACCACCTCCATCGACTTCCGCGCCGCCGCGCACGGTGAGACCGTCACCCTGAGCAAGCCCGACGGCGGCACGATCACCACCCGGATCCCGGCCGGTGTGAAGGACGGCCAGAAGATCCGGCTCCGGGGCAAGGGGATGCCCGCGCCCGTCCAGGGTGGTGAACACGGGGACATGTACCTCACGGTGACGGTCCGTCCGCACCCCGTCTTCGGCCGGGACGGCAACCACCTCACCGTGGACCTGCCGGTCACCTTCGCCGAGGCGGCGCTCGGTGCCACCGTCCAGGTCCCGACCCTCGACGGGTCCACCGTGCGCGTCAAGGTCGCGCCAGGCACGCCCTCCGGGCGGGTCCTGCGTGTCAAGGGCCGGGGCATCCAGGGCAAGAGCGGCGCCGGGGACCTGCTGGCCAAGGTGCAGGTCGTCGTGCCGCAGCGGCTCAGCGACAAGGCCCGCGAGGCCGTCGAGGTGCTGCAGGCCGAGGCCGACGGGGTCGACCCGCGGGCCCACCTCCTGCAGCGAGCGAGGGCGTGATGAGCGATGGTCGACCGTGACACTCCCGTCTACGTGATCTCGGTCGCGGCCGAGCTCGCCGGGATGCACGCCCAGACCCTGAGGCAGTACGACCGCCTCGGCCTGGTCGTGCCCTCCCGCACCCGCGGCGGTGGCCGCCGCTACTCCGCGCGAGACATCGACCGCCTGCGCGAGGTGCAGCGGCTCTCCGCCGAGGGCGTGGGGCTGGCCGGGATCCGCCGCACGCTCGACCTGGAGAACGAGGTCGAGGAGCTGCGCTCGCGCGTGGCCCGGCTCACCGCCGAGAACCACGCGCTGCGTGAGGCCGTCGGCCGGCTGCCCCGGGTCTTTGCGGCCGGCCGCCACGGTGAGGTGGTGGCGCTGCGCGCCGGCACCCGCCCGCGGGCGACCTCGCCGGGCACCTCGCTGACGCTCTGGCGGCCGCAGGGCTGGCCCTTCGAGGACTGAGGCGACGCCGGCAGCGAGCAGCGGGCCTTGTGCACCTCATCGGCAGGTGCACAAGGGCCCTTCTGGTCCGGGCAGACCCACGGGTCAGCCGACCGGTCCGCTCACTTGACCTCCTTGCGGACCACCCGCCAGAAGCCGACCGTGAGGGGGAGCAGGATCCACAGGGCACCGGTGGTGCCCACCTGGGCCCACTGCTCGCCGGTGAGGGCCTGGCTGCCCAGGAGCGGAGCCTGGGCGGTGGCCAGGTCGAACCAGGCGGCGTGCTCCCGCAGCCACGCCGTGGTCATGAAGACCAGCGGGGACAGGGTGGGCACGAGCACGTAGGCGACGATGCCGAGGGGGACGCTCAGGAAGAGAGCGCCGAAGGCAACTCCGGTCAGGACGCCCAGGGCCTGGATCACCACGAGGTGTCCGAGCAGCGTCCAGCCGAGGGACAGGTCGATCTCACCGCCGACGGCCGCGCGGGAGGCGACATGGGCGAGGCCGGCGACGAGGATGGACAACGCCAGCACCGCCATACCGAGCAGGACGACGGCCACCGTCTTGGCGACCATGACCCGGACCCGCCGGGGCTCCTGGGTGAAGGTGATGAGTGCGGTGCGTTGGCTCCATTCGTTGGCCGCCGTCAGGATGCCCAGGACCGGGAGGAGGATGGCCTGGGGGATGTTGGCGGCGACCAGGAGGCTGAGCATCCCGCTCCCGGTGTCCCGGCCGAGCCAGAGGGGGACGGCCATCGCGACCACGGTGAGGGCGAGGATGGCAAGGAGCACCCAGCGCCCGCTCCGGGTGTCGACGAGCTTGCGCAGCTCGGTGCCGAGCAGGCGGCCGAAGGACGCGCCTCCGACCCTCTCGATCGCGGGGTGGGCTGCTCGGTCGGTGGAAGGGCTCGGGACTCGGACTCGATCTGTCGTGGTGGTCATGGGGGTCCTCCTGGACGTGAGTGGTCGGGTGGGCGGGGCTGGTGCCGACTCCGTCGACGGGTGGCCGACGGCCGCGGCTGACCTCAGGTGACTCATGCCGCCGCGCCCTCGGTGACGTCCTCACGGGCATCGTCGGCGGTGAGCTGGATGAACATGTCCTCCAGCGCGCCGCCGGGGCTGGTGCGCAGCTCGGTGACGAGCAGCTGCTCGGCGAGGGCCAGCCGCGCGACCTGCTCCGCGGTGGCGTTGGTGACCAGCTCGGCCGACCGTGGCGTGACCTCGAAGCCGGCCCGTCGCAGTGCCTGTCCCACCGTGGTCAGGTCCGGGGACCCGACGACGGTGCCGGTGCTGCGGAGCAGCTCCTCCTTGGTGCCCTGGGCGACGATCCGACCGCGGCCGATCAGCACCAGGTCTTGGGCGATCTGCTCGACCTCGTGCAGCAGGTGCGAGCTGAGGAGCACGGTGCCGCCGTCGGCGGCGTAGTCGCGCAGCAGTCCGCGCATCCAGCGGATACCGGCCGGGTCCAGCCCGTTGGCGGGCTCGTCGAGGATGAGGACCTGGGGGTCGCCGACCAGCGCACCTGCCAGGCCCAGGCGCTGCCGCATACCCAGGGAGTAGTTGCCGACGCGGCGGCCGGCCTCGCGTCGGCTCAGGCCGACCCGCTCGAGCGAGGCGTCCACCGCGGACCGCGGCATCCCCGCCATGGCCGCGGCCAGGGCCAGGGTCTCCCGACCGGTACGACCGGCGTGCTGGGCGGTGGCGTCGAGCATGACCCCGACATGGCGGGTCGGGGTGGGCAGGGAGCGGTAGGGGCGGCCGAGGACCCGGGCCGTCCCCGCGGTCGGGGAGGTCAGGCCGACCATCATCCGCATCGCGGTGGACTTGCCGGCCCCGTTGGGTCCGAGGAAGCCGGTGACCCGCCCGGGTCGGGCG contains:
- a CDS encoding DnaJ C-terminal domain-containing protein, translating into MVNQDWFEKDFYAILGVSKDVDAKELKKVYRKLARQHHPDSNPGDKAAEQRFKDVGEAYAVLSDPEQRKQYDAVRAMGGGARFTAGAGGAGGAGGFEDVFAQMFGAGGGAQNVRFSTGGQGGIDLEDLLGAFAGGGGFQPGGGQGGFPGGAQGFPGGGRRAPMKGQDVEATTSIDFRAAAHGETVTLSKPDGGTITTRIPAGVKDGQKIRLRGKGMPAPVQGGEHGDMYLTVTVRPHPVFGRDGNHLTVDLPVTFAEAALGATVQVPTLDGSTVRVKVAPGTPSGRVLRVKGRGIQGKSGAGDLLAKVQVVVPQRLSDKAREAVEVLQAEADGVDPRAHLLQRARA
- a CDS encoding nucleotide exchange factor GrpE, whose amino-acid sequence is MTDADRTATGGPSEEEATGRGPVIRDKRRIDPETGQPRQREQPPSAGAEGAPAEAAVNTSVESDGGQVPGGGSGDGDSHPDTLLAAERLEEMRRMQAEFVNFRNRTQRERETDRTRATGAVVEAMLPLLDDIHSAREHGELEEGTPLAAMAEKLEQILARFGVERTGNVGDVFDPNVHEALMHLPADSPGVELPEGATEMTVVQVVQPGFTVAGQVVRAARVAVADPS
- a CDS encoding ATP-binding protein, encoding MTNAWAAWLADYDTVGYQLARKAGWDAFVNAAPRPRFEVLSRAQMAALDEDARADYDEARRVWNANPPTIKTQQLTRAFEILDQVMASARRDGDKLRGSAVIDAEPGLGKTTIATRYARQVHRREYRRYGPYTADGSQRLPVAFIPLNAGATLKGINQQILEFYGHPQKDNHGPVRRPTRSTRSQLTEFAVDVVMSCQTKLIIIDDLHFVDFRHSNGIEVSNHLKSLANALPVTFVYVGVNLAAKRFFDEGLAGEQAVYAQMSRRATRCPVAPFSIEGDAGARAWSDLLTTLEKHLILADAQPGMLLTHAKELHRRTQGRIASLTNLIDRAAHLAIATGAETITGDILETALVDNAAQHLTGTA
- a CDS encoding helix-turn-helix domain-containing protein, translating into MTVVELRPGAHIWFEGDIWLIEEMGPKQATIKRGTRFRAVALGAMVSAAQVVGEPQAGEPQAEPVNVVLAALTPAQRAKVEHRVQVVLTLLSDDGRPMQERFPEVAQAEGTSVRTLERWLQGYRAAGPAGLVNSRVLQQRSTTVDPRWDAACLAVLRDYVSSSTPTMNVVIDRVQRRVEEEHGPGVVVCPPRTTAYRRLGELSKGRHAFGSGKARRSVANRPGGPYGRLRATRPGEYVVLDTTPLDVFAMEPVTLRWVPVELTIAQDLFTRCLLGLRLSPVSTKSADVANVLYQCVTPQPTGADDGWWPFHGVPANLLVGTEEPDGVSQERVAGLPAVLPEAIVVDHGKTYLSDHVIAACARLGITVQPAIPYKPTDKPTVERFFRTLNQGLLQHLPAYKGPDVFHRGADIEDQAFLYVAELEQIIREWVGQVYHHTKHEGLCVPEIPGMAMSPAEMFEVGLAKTGGLMVPSHPDLPFLFLDLAWRTVQHYGVEVDGRRYDGPALNAHRNRKSPYGGAHAGKWPIFVDAHDVRRVWFQDPDTKAFSPLEWEHAPGLDQPFSKDAAEYTKKLALRTGRHVDPLTAVQDLLGAWSKQEVTTRRDKSLALRLASVRAHTTPGAEGSPSGEAAQVASLPGVIDLLAERSKRQPQEVVDDVDDVFVRYYEQFPDADGLEVFDE
- a CDS encoding ABC transporter permease yields the protein MTTTTDRVRVPSPSTDRAAHPAIERVGGASFGRLLGTELRKLVDTRSGRWVLLAILALTVVAMAVPLWLGRDTGSGMLSLLVAANIPQAILLPVLGILTAANEWSQRTALITFTQEPRRVRVMVAKTVAVVLLGMAVLALSILVAGLAHVASRAAVGGEIDLSLGWTLLGHLVVIQALGVLTGVAFGALFLSVPLGIVAYVLVPTLSPLVFMTTAWLREHAAWFDLATAQAPLLGSQALTGEQWAQVGTTGALWILLPLTVGFWRVVRKEVK
- a CDS encoding TnsA-like heteromeric transposase endonuclease subunit encodes the protein MTAEQLLSTEVRYVDADGQEVVTALRKVDPARLARALPVRRTLSRAGQRHYSGLFWSATTRGHVPYESRLELDRLWLADFDPDVTWVAAQPLWFAGRDGDKVRRHAPDLLLTTRDGGICLVDVKPAVFADLPEVAAVFDWTSRLCRARDWKFEVWTGGDPVVLANIRALAVARRWALPELRMTGAGTTMTKLGQTWSGRRSVDLSTPLSAAALMEAGSN
- a CDS encoding ABC transporter ATP-binding protein, coding for MITIENLTKRYGSFTAVDDITFTARPGRVTGFLGPNGAGKSTAMRMMVGLTSPTAGTARVLGRPYRSLPTPTRHVGVMLDATAQHAGRTGRETLALAAAMAGMPRSAVDASLERVGLSRREAGRRVGNYSLGMRQRLGLAGALVGDPQVLILDEPANGLDPAGIRWMRGLLRDYAADGGTVLLSSHLLHEVEQIAQDLVLIGRGRIVAQGTKEELLRSTGTVVGSPDLTTVGQALRRAGFEVTPRSAELVTNATAEQVARLALAEQLLVTELRTSPGGALEDMFIQLTADDAREDVTEGAAA
- a CDS encoding heat shock protein transcriptional repressor HspR is translated as MVDRDTPVYVISVAAELAGMHAQTLRQYDRLGLVVPSRTRGGGRRYSARDIDRLREVQRLSAEGVGLAGIRRTLDLENEVEELRSRVARLTAENHALREAVGRLPRVFAAGRHGEVVALRAGTRPRATSPGTSLTLWRPQGWPFED